From a region of the Neobacillus niacini genome:
- a CDS encoding cysteine desulfurase family protein, whose translation MIYFDNSATTRPYNEVLDSFVKVSSEFFGNPSSLHGLGLQAEKLLTQARTQVANLLSVKPTEIYFTSGGTESNNLAIKGTAMMHKNKGKHLILSSVEHPSVRGAMEQLQRLGFDITYLPADQNGRVMVEDVKASIRKDTILVSVMHVNNEVGTIQPIAEIGKLLRQYPTILFHVDAVQAVGKVPLNLTEDGVDLCSFSAHKFHGLKGTGALFIREGTRLGPLLSGGNQEWKVRSGTENVAGAVAMAKALRMTMVKGELGIEKMKRVKSLLREELARIDDLTINTPLENSAPHILNFSIKGVKAEVLIHTLEQTGIYLSTTSACSSKKQLPSQTLLAMGVPDDLADSAFRISLSYDNTEDEARIVIKAIEKGAKQLRKVMKLHEL comes from the coding sequence ATGATTTATTTTGATAATAGTGCAACGACAAGACCATATAACGAGGTTTTAGACTCATTTGTGAAGGTCTCAAGTGAATTTTTTGGCAATCCTTCATCCCTGCATGGACTAGGACTGCAAGCTGAAAAACTTCTCACACAGGCACGTACACAAGTGGCTAACCTCTTATCTGTAAAACCAACAGAGATTTATTTTACTTCTGGTGGTACCGAAAGTAATAATTTGGCCATTAAAGGGACAGCAATGATGCATAAGAACAAAGGAAAACACTTAATTTTATCCAGTGTTGAACATCCTTCTGTCCGTGGAGCAATGGAACAGTTACAAAGGTTAGGTTTTGACATAACCTATTTGCCGGCTGATCAAAATGGAAGAGTAATGGTAGAGGATGTCAAAGCTTCTATAAGAAAAGATACAATACTTGTTTCAGTTATGCATGTAAATAATGAGGTAGGAACAATTCAGCCAATTGCAGAAATTGGCAAGCTCTTGAGGCAATATCCAACCATTCTCTTTCATGTAGACGCTGTACAAGCTGTCGGAAAGGTTCCATTAAACTTAACGGAAGATGGAGTGGATTTATGCTCATTTTCGGCGCATAAGTTTCATGGATTAAAGGGGACTGGTGCGCTATTTATAAGAGAAGGAACTAGATTGGGTCCACTGCTCTCAGGCGGAAATCAAGAATGGAAAGTCAGAAGTGGAACGGAAAATGTGGCAGGAGCTGTCGCAATGGCTAAGGCTCTAAGAATGACGATGGTGAAAGGTGAATTAGGAATTGAAAAAATGAAACGGGTGAAATCCCTTTTGCGAGAAGAGTTAGCCAGGATAGATGACCTTACGATCAATACGCCTTTGGAAAATTCCGCCCCACATATTCTCAATTTTTCTATCAAGGGAGTAAAAGCAGAGGTTTTAATCCACACACTAGAGCAAACAGGAATCTATCTGTCGACAACAAGTGCCTGTTCCTCTAAGAAACAATTACCAAGTCAGACACTTTTAGCAATGGGTGTACCAGATGACTTGGCTGACAGTGCATTTAGAATAAGCTTGTCCTACGATAATACTGAGGATGAGGCACGAATTGTAATTAAGGCAATCGAAAAAGGCGCAAAACAACTAAGAAAGGTTATGAAATTACATGAATTATGA
- the thiI gene encoding tRNA uracil 4-sulfurtransferase ThiI, which yields MNYDRILIRYGEISTKGRNRKKFVDKLRKSVRIALASFPKIKIRAERDRMYVLVNGENVDEIIKSLKNIFGIQSLSPAIRVEKDLDQMKEAALSLVKSLYKEGQTFKISPKRSDKTFELDTSGINHTFGGYILENIPGIKVDVKNPDINLKIEVLSEAIYMSCENILGAGGLPVGSSGKAMLMLSGGIDSPVAGYLTMKRGVEIEAVHFFSPPYTSERSKEKVIDLAKKLAEIFGSMKLHIVPFTAIQQSIKEQIPENYSMTTTRRFMLRITDELRRKQEGLAIITGDNLGQVASQTLESMYAINDVTNTPILRPLLTMDKNDIIKIAKDIDTYDISIRPFEDCCTIFVPSSPKTKPKKEKVQHYESFFDYEPLIQEAVEKTEMLTIKPDSKEQPTEFEDLF from the coding sequence ATGAATTATGATCGAATATTGATTCGCTATGGTGAAATCTCTACCAAAGGCAGAAATAGAAAGAAATTTGTAGACAAGTTAAGAAAGAGTGTTCGAATTGCACTTGCTTCCTTTCCGAAGATAAAAATTCGGGCTGAGCGTGACAGGATGTACGTGCTCGTAAATGGTGAAAACGTTGATGAAATCATCAAGTCATTGAAAAATATTTTTGGTATCCAATCCCTTAGTCCAGCGATAAGGGTTGAAAAAGATCTTGACCAGATGAAGGAGGCTGCTCTTTCTTTAGTAAAAAGCCTGTACAAAGAAGGACAAACCTTTAAAATCTCTCCCAAACGTTCTGATAAAACATTTGAGTTAGATACAAGTGGTATCAATCATACATTTGGCGGGTATATTCTTGAAAATATTCCAGGCATTAAGGTAGATGTGAAAAATCCTGATATTAACTTGAAAATTGAGGTTCTTAGCGAGGCTATCTACATGTCTTGTGAGAACATCCTGGGAGCTGGGGGACTGCCGGTTGGCTCAAGTGGTAAGGCGATGTTGATGCTGTCCGGAGGAATCGATAGTCCGGTGGCCGGATATTTGACAATGAAACGCGGAGTAGAAATTGAGGCTGTACATTTTTTCAGTCCACCGTATACAAGTGAAAGATCAAAGGAAAAAGTAATTGACCTAGCAAAGAAACTAGCTGAAATATTTGGTTCGATGAAACTTCATATCGTTCCGTTTACGGCTATTCAACAATCGATAAAAGAACAAATTCCTGAAAATTACTCTATGACAACCACAAGAAGATTTATGCTTCGAATAACGGATGAGCTTAGAAGAAAACAGGAAGGTCTTGCGATTATTACGGGAGATAATCTTGGTCAGGTGGCAAGTCAAACATTAGAGAGTATGTATGCGATTAATGATGTTACCAATACTCCAATTCTGAGGCCTTTGCTCACTATGGATAAAAATGATATTATAAAAATCGCCAAAGATATTGATACCTATGATATCTCAATAAGACCTTTCGAGGATTGCTGCACTATTTTCGTTCCATCATCACCAAAAACAAAACCAAAAAAAGAAAAAGTGCAGCACTACGAAAGCTTCTTCGACTACGAACCACTAATCCAAGAAGCAGTCGAAAAAACAGAAATGCTCACAATCAAACCAGATAGCAAAGAACAACCAACCGAATTCGAGGATTTATTCTAA
- a CDS encoding alpha/beta-type small acid-soluble spore protein has product MANNNNSNNLLVPGVEQALQQMKYEIAQEFGVNLGADTTSRANGSVGGEITKRLVSMAESQLSGFSR; this is encoded by the coding sequence ATGGCTAATAACAACAACTCAAACAATTTACTTGTACCTGGTGTAGAGCAAGCTCTTCAACAAATGAAATATGAAATTGCTCAAGAATTTGGTGTAAACCTTGGTGCAGACACTACTTCACGTGCTAACGGTTCTGTTGGTGGTGAAATCACTAAGCGTTTAGTATCAATGGCTGAGTCTCAATTAAGCGGATTTTCACGATAA
- the mbcS gene encoding acyl-CoA synthetase MbcS: MNREELIAPEKYNLVSEVERFAKDPNRLALKWENEAGETKQVTYEELIKKVNQAGNVFIQNGLKKGDVVLVVIPRLIEAYVVYLAALKAGLVVIPSSEMLREKDLQYRISHGDVKAIVSYYPYVDQFKNSTSPQPLLKFSVGEKQEGWIFLEEEMKAASQEFEFAETLREDMAFLSYTSGTTGNPKGVVHTHGWAFAHLKTAASKWLCIEDGDTVWATAAPGWQKWIWSPFLSVLGSGGTGLVYNGKFEPQKYLSLLEKYSVNVLCCTPTEYRLMAKVENLDDFKLPSLHSAVSAGEPLNREVIDTFKRHFNVDVRDGYGQTENTLLVGVTKGMELKSGSMGKPTPGNRVEIINEEGEVCPVGEVGDIAVHVETPALFKNYYKDPERTAMQFRGDYYITGDKAKRDEDGYFWFEGRGDDIIISSGYTIGPFEVEDALVKHPFVKECAVVASPDEIRGFIVKAFVVLKDDVDANDPELTKNLQEHVKTLTAPYKYPRKIEYVSELPKTTSGKIRRIELRQQELQSIKQ; encoded by the coding sequence ATGAACCGCGAAGAATTAATTGCACCAGAAAAGTATAATCTTGTATCGGAAGTAGAACGATTTGCAAAAGATCCCAACAGATTAGCATTAAAATGGGAAAATGAAGCAGGGGAAACAAAACAGGTTACATATGAAGAATTAATAAAAAAAGTTAATCAAGCGGGAAATGTTTTCATACAAAATGGTTTAAAAAAAGGCGATGTAGTCTTAGTAGTAATACCAAGACTTATTGAAGCCTATGTTGTATATTTAGCTGCATTAAAAGCCGGTCTAGTTGTTATTCCAAGTTCAGAAATGCTGCGAGAGAAGGATCTTCAATATAGAATTTCACATGGTGATGTTAAAGCTATAGTCAGCTATTATCCGTATGTGGACCAATTTAAAAATAGTACTAGTCCACAACCACTATTAAAGTTTTCAGTCGGCGAAAAGCAAGAAGGCTGGATTTTTTTAGAAGAAGAAATGAAGGCGGCATCACAGGAATTTGAATTTGCTGAAACCCTTCGCGAGGATATGGCTTTTTTATCCTATACCTCAGGAACAACCGGTAATCCGAAAGGTGTTGTACATACACATGGATGGGCATTTGCTCATTTAAAAACTGCAGCATCAAAGTGGCTTTGTATAGAAGACGGTGATACAGTATGGGCAACTGCGGCTCCTGGCTGGCAAAAGTGGATCTGGAGTCCATTTTTATCTGTACTTGGTTCAGGCGGAACGGGATTAGTATATAATGGTAAGTTTGAACCACAAAAATACTTGAGCCTCTTAGAAAAATATTCTGTAAATGTTCTATGTTGTACACCCACCGAATATCGGTTAATGGCGAAGGTAGAAAACCTCGATGATTTTAAATTACCTAGCCTTCATAGTGCTGTTTCCGCCGGGGAGCCGCTTAATCGAGAGGTTATCGATACTTTCAAAAGACATTTTAATGTTGATGTCCGTGACGGCTATGGACAAACTGAAAATACCTTGTTGGTTGGCGTAACAAAAGGAATGGAGTTGAAATCTGGTTCAATGGGCAAACCAACTCCGGGCAATCGAGTGGAAATTATAAATGAGGAAGGCGAAGTCTGTCCTGTCGGTGAAGTTGGGGATATTGCCGTACATGTTGAAACGCCGGCATTGTTTAAAAATTATTATAAGGACCCGGAAAGAACCGCAATGCAATTCCGTGGTGATTACTATATTACAGGGGATAAAGCAAAAAGGGATGAAGATGGATACTTTTGGTTTGAAGGCCGTGGTGATGATATTATTATTAGTTCAGGCTATACAATTGGACCTTTTGAAGTAGAGGATGCACTTGTCAAACATCCATTTGTAAAAGAATGTGCAGTAGTGGCAAGCCCTGACGAAATTCGCGGTTTTATTGTAAAGGCTTTTGTTGTCTTAAAAGACGATGTCGATGCAAATGACCCAGAATTAACAAAGAATCTTCAAGAGCATGTTAAAACACTTACAGCTCCTTATAAATATCCAAGGAAAATTGAATATGTATCTGAACTCCCAAAAACCACTTCAGGGAAAATTCGACGAATTGAGCTTCGCCAGCAAGAACTGCAATCTATCAAACAATAG
- a CDS encoding NAD kinase has product MGHRRNIYFYHHLDKDMLKRIGNLDDSAKQYGLTIVNDHRDANIIASIGDDGTFLQAVRKTGFRDDVLYCGITTKDSLSMYCDFKINDSSKMVEAVSKVEAVTNEDLKVRRYPIIEVMVDGQGVFPCLNEFSIRSSIIRTLELDVFIDELHFETFRGDGLIVATPTGSTAYNKSVNGAVVDPLIPCMQVSEVASINNNKYRTLGAPFVIGGNRSLTLKIISEGNEHPTMGLDNEALSIRHVDKIQIRLSDKKIKTLKLKDNSFWEKVKRTFL; this is encoded by the coding sequence ATGGGACATAGACGAAATATCTACTTTTATCATCATTTAGATAAGGACATGCTGAAGAGGATAGGGAATTTAGATGATTCCGCAAAGCAATATGGTTTAACGATTGTAAATGATCACCGTGATGCCAATATTATTGCGAGCATCGGTGATGATGGCACTTTCCTTCAAGCAGTAAGGAAAACAGGTTTTCGTGATGATGTCCTTTATTGTGGTATTACAACAAAGGATAGTTTAAGTATGTATTGTGATTTCAAAATTAATGATTCCTCTAAAATGGTTGAAGCCGTTTCTAAGGTTGAGGCTGTTACGAATGAAGATTTAAAGGTACGGCGTTATCCGATTATTGAAGTCATGGTCGATGGACAAGGGGTATTTCCATGCCTCAATGAGTTTAGTATTCGCTCTTCCATCATTAGAACGCTAGAATTAGATGTTTTTATTGATGAATTACATTTTGAAACCTTCCGTGGAGATGGATTGATTGTTGCTACACCAACAGGAAGTACGGCTTACAATAAATCTGTTAATGGTGCGGTCGTTGACCCCTTAATCCCCTGCATGCAGGTCAGTGAGGTTGCATCCATTAATAACAACAAATATCGTACATTAGGTGCTCCCTTTGTGATTGGCGGTAATCGCTCTCTGACTCTTAAAATTATTTCGGAAGGCAATGAGCACCCTACAATGGGTTTAGACAATGAGGCTTTGAGCATTCGTCATGTTGATAAAATCCAAATTAGACTCAGTGATAAGAAAATTAAAACTCTGAAGCTTAAAGATAATTCTTTCTGGGAAAAAGTTAAAAGAACTTTTCTATAA
- the sppA gene encoding signal peptide peptidase SppA has product MNGKRWAALGIAAALFFVSVVINFLSAFAFKGVETDLSELLAATELPFTEEVVLEGNEMKKIAVLDVDGVIQDTNSAESFFQSAGYNHQGFMKKLEYIKEDDTVKGIILKVNSPGGGVVESAEIHDKLVEIQKKTKKPVYVSMGSMAASGGYYISTAAKKIFASEETMTGSLGVIMQGINYEGLAEKYGVDFVTIKSGQYKDIMSPTRQMTEDERQILQRMIDNSYEGFVKVISEGRKMTTDQVKQIADGRIYDGRQAKELNLIDGFGYLDDVIQQMKNDEKLKDAKVVRYTEALGFGSLLNLKVQKLIGTENDMTGIMEILSRPNSPRLMYLYAE; this is encoded by the coding sequence ATGAATGGGAAACGATGGGCCGCCCTTGGTATTGCAGCGGCATTATTTTTTGTATCTGTCGTAATTAACTTTTTATCTGCCTTTGCTTTTAAAGGGGTAGAAACTGATTTAAGTGAGCTCTTAGCTGCGACAGAGCTGCCTTTCACCGAGGAAGTTGTGCTGGAAGGAAATGAAATGAAAAAGATTGCCGTACTCGACGTTGATGGCGTTATACAAGATACAAACAGTGCGGAATCTTTCTTTCAATCCGCTGGATACAATCACCAAGGATTTATGAAAAAATTAGAATACATAAAAGAAGATGATACCGTAAAGGGGATTATACTTAAGGTTAACTCTCCCGGTGGCGGTGTAGTGGAAAGTGCTGAAATTCATGATAAATTAGTTGAAATTCAAAAGAAAACAAAGAAACCAGTCTATGTTTCAATGGGTTCAATGGCTGCCTCTGGCGGTTATTATATTTCAACTGCAGCCAAAAAGATTTTTGCAAGTGAAGAAACGATGACAGGCTCTCTTGGAGTCATCATGCAAGGAATTAATTATGAAGGATTGGCTGAGAAGTATGGCGTAGATTTTGTGACCATCAAAAGCGGCCAATATAAAGACATCATGAGCCCAACTCGCCAAATGACAGAAGACGAACGGCAAATTCTCCAACGTATGATTGACAATTCCTACGAAGGGTTCGTGAAGGTAATTTCAGAGGGTAGGAAAATGACCACAGACCAAGTAAAACAAATTGCCGATGGAAGAATTTACGATGGAAGACAAGCCAAAGAGTTAAATTTGATAGATGGCTTTGGATATCTAGATGATGTAATACAACAAATGAAGAATGACGAAAAGCTAAAAGACGCTAAGGTTGTCCGTTACACCGAGGCATTAGGTTTCGGTTCACTATTGAATTTAAAGGTTCAGAAATTAATCGGTACCGAAAATGATATGACCGGAATTATGGAAATATTATCAAGGCCTAATTCTCCACGTTTAATGTACTTATATGCAGAGTAG
- a CDS encoding RDD family protein yields the protein MTIKEPHTVSFRFAGFWMRFWAYLLDLIVIGSIERLIINPLFRILEIPLVEFNMFAPISIASAIIFYLYFVLMTKYFHQTLGKMVFGLRVVDLKSEKLSWGTILFREWIGRFISATIVVGYIVVAFLPRKQGLHDLFTDTSVIHVER from the coding sequence ATGACAATTAAGGAACCCCATACTGTCTCTTTTCGTTTTGCCGGTTTTTGGATGCGGTTTTGGGCATACCTGCTCGATTTGATTGTTATAGGGAGCATAGAGAGATTAATCATTAATCCTCTATTTCGAATCTTAGAGATTCCATTAGTAGAATTTAATATGTTTGCTCCTATTTCAATTGCTTCAGCAATCATATTTTATTTATATTTTGTGTTAATGACCAAGTACTTTCATCAGACTCTTGGAAAAATGGTATTCGGATTAAGAGTGGTTGATTTGAAGAGTGAAAAATTGTCCTGGGGAACAATCCTTTTTCGTGAATGGATTGGTCGATTTATCTCGGCAACAATTGTTGTAGGCTATATTGTCGTTGCTTTTTTACCAAGGAAACAAGGTCTTCATGACCTATTTACAGACACTTCCGTTATCCATGTAGAACGATAA
- a CDS encoding DUF2953 domain-containing protein, which yields MNWLVIVLILILLFILLIIFSKLTIRLNYFHHNDNDELKIQFRIWFGLIRYTINVPFVKIDENSPSIVMKGNTKMGDSSEKQSPTKEAQITKDGIISKFTNAKEIFQHVVNVNIIVKKFMKKIVIKHFEWHSLVGVGDAAHTAIITGALWTLKGSIMGMLSHFLRLKEMPVLSITPHFQLAIIQTHITCIFQFRIGYAILAGLKLIKFWKGGRPNLKMETACSKEKTKTV from the coding sequence ATGAATTGGCTGGTTATAGTACTCATTCTTATCCTATTATTCATTCTTCTAATCATTTTTTCAAAACTAACGATTCGCCTTAATTATTTCCATCATAATGACAACGATGAATTGAAAATACAGTTTAGAATCTGGTTCGGCTTAATTCGATACACAATCAATGTACCGTTTGTCAAAATTGATGAAAACTCCCCAAGCATTGTCATGAAGGGCAATACAAAAATGGGAGATTCAAGTGAAAAACAGTCTCCGACAAAGGAAGCGCAAATCACAAAAGATGGTATCATATCAAAATTTACTAACGCAAAAGAAATCTTCCAGCATGTTGTTAATGTCAATATCATCGTAAAGAAATTTATGAAAAAAATAGTAATCAAACATTTTGAATGGCATTCGTTAGTGGGGGTAGGTGATGCTGCACATACAGCGATCATAACGGGTGCACTTTGGACACTTAAGGGAAGTATTATGGGGATGCTCAGTCACTTTTTGAGGCTGAAGGAAATGCCGGTACTATCAATCACACCCCATTTTCAATTGGCTATTATCCAAACCCATATCACATGTATTTTTCAGTTTCGTATCGGGTATGCTATTTTAGCAGGATTAAAACTAATTAAATTTTGGAAGGGCGGACGCCCAAATCTCAAAATGGAAACTGCCTGTTCAAAGGAAAAAACTAAAACCGTGTAA
- the ytfJ gene encoding GerW family sporulation protein: MSEHPIQGLMTTAMESLKEMIDVNTIIGDPVETPDGSVILTVSKVGFGFAAGGSEFKIDGSQSKGQEEGKGSPSKLPFGGGSGGGVSITPIAFLIVNSKGVKMLHLDESTHLYEKILELAPQAVDKIQQMFSKKNEQQNSQQGAQQGSQQSKQNESPKQEFDI, encoded by the coding sequence ATGTCTGAACATCCAATTCAAGGTTTAATGACGACTGCGATGGAAAGTTTAAAAGAAATGATTGACGTTAATACGATTATTGGTGATCCTGTTGAAACTCCTGACGGAAGTGTTATTCTTACCGTCTCCAAAGTGGGCTTTGGATTTGCCGCTGGTGGAAGTGAATTTAAAATAGACGGGTCACAATCAAAAGGACAAGAAGAAGGTAAAGGTTCTCCTTCAAAGCTTCCATTTGGCGGAGGTAGCGGTGGCGGAGTCTCTATAACTCCAATTGCATTCTTAATTGTAAACTCAAAAGGTGTGAAAATGCTCCATCTTGACGAAAGTACCCACCTATATGAAAAGATTTTAGAATTGGCGCCTCAAGCGGTCGATAAGATTCAACAAATGTTCTCGAAAAAAAATGAGCAGCAAAATTCCCAGCAAGGAGCTCAGCAGGGATCGCAGCAATCCAAGCAAAACGAATCTCCAAAGCAAGAATTTGATATATAA
- the tpx gene encoding thiol peroxidase — MANVTFKGNPVTLLGNEVKVGEKAPNFSVLANDLSPVTLENTKGQVRLISSVPSLDTGVCDAETRRFNEEANSLGDVKILTVSVDLPFAQKRWCGANGIENVQTLSDHRDLSFGEAYGVAIQELRLLTRAVFVVDSTDTVTYVEYVSEATNHPNYEAALEAARNAK, encoded by the coding sequence ATGGCAAACGTAACTTTTAAGGGGAACCCAGTAACATTGCTAGGTAACGAAGTAAAGGTGGGAGAAAAAGCTCCTAATTTCAGCGTATTGGCGAATGATTTATCACCTGTAACCTTAGAAAATACAAAAGGGCAGGTACGTCTAATTAGCTCAGTTCCTTCTTTAGATACTGGCGTGTGTGATGCAGAAACTCGTCGTTTTAATGAAGAAGCAAATAGCTTAGGGGATGTAAAAATCCTAACTGTCAGTGTTGACCTGCCATTTGCACAAAAACGCTGGTGCGGAGCAAACGGAATTGAAAATGTTCAAACATTATCAGACCACCGCGACCTTTCCTTCGGAGAAGCATACGGTGTTGCAATTCAAGAGTTAAGATTATTAACTCGTGCAGTCTTTGTTGTAGATTCTACAGACACTGTTACGTATGTGGAATATGTAAGTGAGGCAACCAATCACCCGAACTATGAAGCAGCATTAGAAGCAGCTAGAAACGCAAAGTAA
- a CDS encoding class I SAM-dependent methyltransferase: MKIAPVEQLFTLFNETALVLQEELSCTYLEALAETGENLFHGSILQEEVSEITEKRLNKQYKEINLDKFTKEEIRKAYQLVILKGMKENVQPNHQMTPDSVGMLISYLVDKFMAQSSFRLLDPAIGTGNLVTTVLNQLQKNVQSIGIDIDDLLIKLAYVNANLQEHPIELFNQDSLEPLFIDPVDAVIADLPVGYYPNDVRALDYKLKAEKGHSYAHHLFMEQSVRHTKSGGYLFFIIPNGLFESDQAHQLRDFFKEEVIIQGVLQLPISMFKNKNAAKSILILQKKGEGIAAPKQALLANLPSISSAVEMDNILKKIDKWFQDNKR, encoded by the coding sequence ATGAAAATCGCTCCAGTGGAACAGCTTTTCACACTATTTAATGAAACAGCTCTTGTTTTACAGGAAGAACTATCATGTACATATTTAGAGGCATTAGCCGAAACAGGTGAGAATTTATTTCACGGCTCCATCCTTCAGGAGGAAGTAAGTGAAATAACGGAAAAGAGACTCAATAAACAATACAAAGAAATCAATTTAGACAAATTTACAAAAGAAGAGATTCGTAAAGCGTATCAGCTGGTAATCTTAAAAGGAATGAAAGAAAATGTTCAGCCCAACCATCAGATGACACCTGATAGTGTGGGAATGCTGATTAGTTATCTAGTAGATAAGTTTATGGCCCAATCTTCCTTCCGATTATTAGATCCTGCCATCGGAACAGGTAATTTAGTAACGACGGTACTAAATCAATTGCAAAAAAATGTACAATCCATTGGTATTGATATTGATGACTTGTTAATTAAACTTGCCTATGTGAATGCAAATTTACAGGAACATCCGATTGAGCTTTTTAATCAGGATAGTCTCGAACCATTATTTATTGATCCCGTCGACGCTGTGATAGCTGATTTACCTGTTGGGTATTATCCAAATGATGTTCGCGCGTTAGATTACAAATTAAAAGCGGAAAAAGGTCATTCCTATGCTCACCACTTATTTATGGAGCAAAGTGTCCGCCACACCAAATCGGGAGGATATTTATTTTTTATCATTCCAAATGGCCTCTTTGAAAGTGATCAAGCACACCAGCTTCGTGATTTCTTTAAAGAAGAAGTCATTATTCAAGGGGTACTTCAACTGCCAATCAGTATGTTTAAGAATAAAAATGCAGCGAAAAGTATCTTAATCCTGCAGAAGAAGGGCGAAGGAATAGCTGCACCGAAACAAGCCTTACTTGCCAATCTTCCAAGCATATCAAGTGCAGTAGAGATGGACAATATCTTGAAAAAAATTGATAAATGGTTTCAAGATAATAAGCGATAA
- a CDS encoding acetate kinase codes for MSKIIAINAGSSSLKFQLFEMPSEDVITKGIIERIGLNDSIFTISVNGEKITETIDIPDHEVGVKMLLDKLTTLGIIQSLNEIEGIGHRVVHGGEEFNDSALITEEVLKKIEDLSELAPLHNPANVTGIRAFQAVLPNVPAIAVFDTAFHQTMPESSYLYSLPYEYYEKYGIRKYGFHGTSHKYVSQRAAELLGRPVEQLRLLSCHLGNGASIAAIEGGKSIDTSMGFTPLAGVTMGTRSGNIDPALIPFIMEKTNKTAEEVLDVLNKKSGMLGVSGFSSDLRDIEIESRKGNERAQLALDVFANRIHKYIGSYASRMFGVDAIIFTAGIGENSDVVREKVLKGLEFMGVYWDPALNKIRGEERFINYPHSPVKVIVIPTNEEVMIARDVVRLAQ; via the coding sequence ATGTCTAAAATTATTGCGATTAATGCAGGAAGTTCTTCATTGAAATTTCAATTATTTGAAATGCCAAGTGAAGATGTTATTACGAAAGGGATTATTGAGAGAATCGGATTAAATGATTCAATCTTTACTATTTCTGTTAACGGTGAAAAAATTACCGAAACCATTGATATTCCTGACCATGAAGTTGGGGTAAAAATGCTGCTTGATAAGCTTACTACTTTAGGTATTATTCAATCATTAAATGAGATTGAAGGAATTGGCCACCGTGTAGTGCATGGCGGAGAAGAGTTTAATGATTCCGCTCTAATTACAGAAGAAGTTCTTAAGAAAATTGAAGATTTATCAGAATTAGCTCCATTGCATAATCCTGCAAACGTTACAGGAATTAGAGCGTTTCAAGCTGTACTTCCTAACGTTCCAGCTATTGCTGTTTTCGATACAGCTTTCCATCAAACTATGCCTGAAAGTTCTTATCTCTACAGCCTTCCATATGAATACTATGAGAAATACGGTATTCGTAAATATGGCTTCCATGGGACAAGTCACAAATATGTTTCCCAGCGTGCTGCTGAACTTCTAGGGCGTCCAGTGGAACAACTTAGACTCCTTTCTTGTCATTTGGGAAATGGTGCGAGTATTGCTGCTATTGAAGGTGGAAAATCAATCGATACCTCAATGGGCTTTACACCATTGGCTGGCGTAACTATGGGTACACGTTCAGGTAACATTGACCCTGCACTCATTCCTTTTATTATGGAAAAAACGAATAAGACTGCAGAAGAAGTTCTCGATGTATTAAATAAAAAGAGTGGAATGTTAGGTGTTTCTGGATTTTCTAGTGATTTAAGAGATATTGAAATTGAATCACGTAAAGGAAATGAACGGGCTCAGTTGGCGTTAGACGTTTTTGCTAATCGTATCCATAAATATATTGGTTCTTATGCTTCACGTATGTTTGGTGTAGATGCGATAATCTTTACTGCTGGTATCGGTGAAAACAGTGATGTTGTACGTGAAAAGGTCTTAAAGGGTCTTGAATTTATGGGCGTTTATTGGGATCCAGCTTTAAATAAAATTAGAGGTGAGGAAAGATTTATAAATTATCCTCATTCACCTGTAAAAGTAATCGTTATTCCTACAAATGAAGAAGTAATGATTGCACGTGATGTAGTCCGTTTAGCACAATAA